From a single Bacillota bacterium genomic region:
- a CDS encoding DUF3798 domain-containing protein — MPKLKWGFVLVFIVLILTSCTPEGARPEPEIKIAIITSDESWGGQWHTVQPVIDKFGADKVIHATWPSSWQDPEQMIAERIEVVDKLGEDLGVKAIIVNPAVPGINAAFEKLRETRKDIFVVYCQPHDIHYGIEHELAQTADLIIARDELGMGSAMVEQAHKLGAKTFVHYSIESQMMIPIFFERRALISQKCDDLGIEFVDHTTLDPRAGEFLTRVIPRMVEEYGKDTAFFGTHCELQPWIIEEVVNTGAIYPQPCCPSPFHGFDRVVFDTVIRDGNAQDFIDSTRTYLAEHDMLGRFSNWPVQDYYMYTYTLAEYAFMRINGQAPAEGIDIDILKQLMADYAGVDVDLNHYVAPETGTTYENYLLLKMGYLIY, encoded by the coding sequence ATGCCTAAGTTAAAATGGGGCTTTGTCCTGGTTTTTATTGTGCTGATTCTAACGTCCTGTACTCCTGAAGGGGCAAGACCAGAACCTGAAATTAAAATTGCAATTATTACCTCGGACGAGAGCTGGGGCGGCCAATGGCACACCGTTCAGCCAGTCATCGATAAATTCGGCGCAGATAAAGTTATACATGCAACCTGGCCTAGTTCTTGGCAAGATCCGGAGCAAATGATCGCCGAAAGGATCGAAGTGGTTGATAAGCTAGGCGAAGATTTAGGAGTTAAAGCTATCATTGTAAACCCGGCGGTTCCAGGCATCAACGCAGCTTTTGAAAAATTGCGTGAGACAAGAAAAGATATTTTTGTTGTTTATTGTCAGCCACACGATATCCATTATGGAATTGAACATGAACTAGCGCAAACGGCCGATTTGATTATAGCAAGGGATGAGCTAGGCATGGGTTCCGCAATGGTAGAACAGGCCCATAAGCTAGGAGCGAAAACTTTTGTTCACTATTCCATCGAAAGCCAGATGATGATTCCGATATTCTTTGAAAGACGAGCGTTGATCAGCCAGAAATGTGATGACCTCGGCATAGAATTTGTTGACCATACAACACTGGACCCTCGCGCCGGGGAATTTCTCACGCGAGTCATTCCCAGGATGGTTGAAGAGTATGGGAAAGATACCGCCTTCTTCGGCACACACTGTGAATTGCAGCCTTGGATTATTGAGGAAGTGGTCAACACAGGCGCGATATACCCACAGCCCTGTTGCCCATCTCCCTTTCACGGGTTTGATCGCGTTGTTTTTGATACCGTTATTCGTGACGGTAACGCCCAAGATTTCATTGATTCCACAAGGACCTATTTGGCTGAGCATGATATGCTTGGTAGGTTTTCAAATTGGCCGGTTCAAGACTATTACATGTACACATACACACTTGCCGAATACGCGTTTATGCGCATTAACGGGCAAGCTCCCGCGGAAGGAATAGATATTGATATACTCAAACAATTGATGGCCGATTATGCAGGTGTTGACGTAGATTTGAATCACTATGTAGCCCCAGAGACTGGCACCACATATGAAAATTATTTGTTGCTGAAAATGGGGTATCTGATTTATTAG